One stretch of Anolis sagrei isolate rAnoSag1 chromosome 11, rAnoSag1.mat, whole genome shotgun sequence DNA includes these proteins:
- the ARPC5L gene encoding actin-related protein 2/3 complex subunit 5-like protein: MARNSLSSRFRRLDIDQFDENRFVEEADGAEAGSGALGAAEDEGGGGLRAEVEAALRQGDMLRAFHAALQNSPVNTKNQAAKERAQEVVLKVLTSFKGSEIEQAVNSLDSNGIDLLMKYIYKGFEKPTDNSSAILLQWHEKAFAVGGLGSIVRVLTARKTV, translated from the exons ATGGCGCGGAACTCGCTCTCCTCTCGCTTCCGGCGCCTCGACATCGACCAGTTCGACGAGAACCGCTTCGTGGAGGAGGCCGACGGGGCCGAGGCCGGGAGCGGGGCCTTGGGGGCGGCCGAGGACGAAGGCGGAGGAGGGCTGCGCGCCGAGGTGGAGGCCGCCCTCAGGCA AGGTGACATGCTCAGAGCCTTCCATGCCGCCTTGCAGAATTCTCCTGTTAATACGAAGAACCAAGCAGCAAAG GAGCGAGCCCAGGAAGTGGTTTTGAAGGTCCTGACCTCTTTTAAAGGCAGCGAGATCGAGCAGGCAGTCAACTCCTTAGACAGCAATGGTATTGACTTGTTAATGAAATACATTTATAAAGGATTTGAAAAACCGACGGACAATAGCAGTGCAATACTACTTCAGTGGCATGAAAAG GCCTTTGCCGTAGGTGGACTAGGATCCATAGTCAGAGTTCTTACCGCACGAAAAACTGTTTAA